The Actinoplanes sp. N902-109 genomic interval CGCACGTCGTGCACCAGCGTCTCGGTGCTCGCACTGGTCGGCCCGTCCTTGGGGATGATGGCCAGCAGCGCGGTGCGCTTGTCCCGGCTGAACGTGGGAGCGGTGACGGCCAGCAGGTTCGGCGTGCCCTGCAGCTCCCGTACGGCCTTGTCCGCGCCGTCCGCGGTGAGGCGCGGCGAGTCACTGGAGACCACCAGCGCGAGCCGGCCGTTGAAGCCCGGCCCGAAACCCTCGGTGACCAGGTCGGCGGCCTCGCGCGCGGGCGTACCCTCGGCACCGGCACTGGCGTCGGGCAACGCGAGCCGCATGTCGGCCGCGGGCAGCGCCAGCGCGCCCAGGCCGAGGATCCCGACCACGATCACGGGTACGCGCAACCGGATCACGATCCGCGCCCAGCGGAAGCCGAACCCTTCGGTCGCGGCGGCCCGGTTCGCCCGCAGCTTGCGCGGCAGCACCTTGTCCCCGGCGAACCCCAGCAGCGCGGGCAGCAGGGTGATGGCGACCAGCACGGCCACCGCCACGGTCCCGGCGGCGGCCAGGCCCATCACGCTCAGGAACGGGATGCCGACGACCGAGAGCCCGGCCAGCGCGATGATCACGGTGAGCCCGGCGAAGAAGACCGCGGAACCGGCGGTGCCCACAGCCCGGGCCGCCGCCTCCTCCGGCTCGATGTTCTCCAGCAGGTGCTGACGGTGCCGCGAGGTGATGAACAACGAGTAGTCGATGCCCACGGCCAGCCCCAGCATCAGCGCCAGCACCGGCGTCACGCTGGTCATCTGGAACAGGCTGCTGAGCGCGTACAGGCCGGCCATCCCGGCACCGACCCCGATGAGCGCGTTCAGCATGGTCATCCCGGCCGCCACCAGCGACCCGAACGTGATCACCAGCACCACCAGGGCGATGATCACGCCGATCGACTCGGTGCCACCCACCTCCGGCGGCGCGTTGAGCACCTCGCCCCCGTGCTCGACGGTCAGCCCGGCCCGCTCGGCGGCGGCGCCACTGTGCTCGTACGCATCCCGCTGGGTCGGGGTGATCTCGTCGGCCGGCTGCTGGAACTGCACCTGGACCAGCGCGTAGCGGATGTCCGGCGAGAGCGCCTTCGCCGCGAACGGGTCCACCGCCCCGACCACCCCGGGCAGCGCGCCGGCCTCCTTGACCAGCC includes:
- a CDS encoding MMPL family transporter; the encoded protein is MATLLHRLGRASFRHRRLVVVLWLVLLAALGGAALAFKGTSSSDFTMPGTESQRAIDALAHEFPEASGATGTIVVRAPQGAKLTDPQLTAAVQGLVKEAGALPGVVGAVDPFAAKALSPDIRYALVQVQFQQPADEITPTQRDAYEHSGAAAERAGLTVEHGGEVLNAPPEVGGTESIGVIIALVVLVITFGSLVAAGMTMLNALIGVGAGMAGLYALSSLFQMTSVTPVLALMLGLAVGIDYSLFITSRHRQHLLENIEPEEAAARAVGTAGSAVFFAGLTVIIALAGLSVVGIPFLSVMGLAAAGTVAVAVLVAITLLPALLGFAGDKVLPRKLRANRAAATEGFGFRWARIVIRLRVPVIVVGILGLGALALPAADMRLALPDASAGAEGTPAREAADLVTEGFGPGFNGRLALVVSSDSPRLTADGADKAVRELQGTPNLLAVTAPTFSRDKRTALLAIIPKDGPTSASTETLVHDVRDKVHALGSADFAVTGQTAVGIDVSEKLSDAMPIYLVLVVGLSVLLLMIVFRSILVPLKAALGFLLTVGATFGVTVLIFQEGHLAGLFGLDTPGPLVSFLPILLIGILFGLAMDYEVFLVSRMREDFVHGAEPRAATISGMGHGARVVTAAALIMISVFAGFALIDDPIIKSMGFALALGIAVDAFVVRMTIVPAVVSLLGRGAWWLPRWLDRVLPNVDIEGETLRRELSAERAEVPVSA